The genomic DNA ATATTTTTTGCCCATTTGTCTCTGAAAAAACCATTTCTTTCAAGAACAACTTGGAATACGGGATGATGAAGTAGAAGGAATGAGTAGAATTAGGACATTATTTAAACTTAGTAATTTATTAGTAACTTATACGAAGAAGAAACTAGGAGAGCACTGAGCACATCATGAGTTTTCTTGTCAATATGAACAAAGAAAAACCACACGCATTCAGCCCAAATATTACATTAAACCAAGAGATACGATATGGTTAATTGATTCAATCACGTATACCAGCTTAAAATAGCAATAAGAAAAATACATAAGAATgactcaattttttaaaatattatcagtcCAGAAATTTTCAAGCTTGTTAGGGTTGAACAAGAAATGAAATGTGTAGCTTTTATTTAActtctatattaaaattttctattcatattattttcttttgatgtGTCAAGTTATCACCTATCATTCTGGTCTTTGTGCTAGGTGTTGAAtatggaaagaaagaagaaactcTGAATATTTATgggataatattattttatatataaatatagttaatTTTAGTGATAAAAGAGGAGTGAACATAGGTTTAAATCTCCTTGATCAAATTAGTTCAATGGTTATATGGTTGATCATTAGATCCAAGGTTTAATCTATTTGCGTGggattcttttaaaaatatatatattattttatatatagttatttatttaagaaacctatgtaattttaatagattGTATTTATTGTAACATCTGTTCTGTTCTACTTCTGGGTAATAAATTTCATGGAAAAACATGCATTGGTTTTTCCATAATCAGTAACTTCAAAGACTGCCAAATTGATTGCCTGAGATTTTTAGATGCTGATTCTTTCATCAAAAGTTGCTTgacaagtttaaattttgtgaCCTTGCAGGTTTGAATAGGTAAATAACGTCTTGTTCAAGAGAGAAAGAACTACCTACTTCAGTAGAATATGTGAGAAAATTGAAGAATCGAGGGTCTCATTAAAAATAGAAAGCGTGGTCTAATTGAGAAAGTTGAACTAAACTAATAATCAGCATTGatttattaacataattaataGACATTATATGATATTTGAACTTCTGCAGgcataaataaatttgactCCTCTTGTAGTAGTTGTATGTTATGGTTTCAGCGGCAACGCAGGCAGCTCGAGTAGTGCAAATTAAAggtattgaaatttgattttctaTATATTATCTGTCTCATATGGATATGGTACAACATAATATAAGAATATGAGATGATATACAGAAAATCATAGAcctctttttcatttattttttttacaagattGAATATGAAAGAAATAAGGTTATGGGGAATGGTGTTTGTAACTTTGAAGAGAATTGTTTGATGTTTAAAAGATGGATTTGCAGAAAGGTTTTCAAGTGAGGAGGATATTTTATGGAGCTTTTGGTGATGCATTGTTGGAAGTGTTAGGTGATGAAAATTGTTGAGATTGAGagtaaatttcaaaaaaattaattgaacttTATAAGAAGAGTATGGAAGAATGAGGGAGATGTGAATTTGTAAAATAAGCAGCTCAAGAATAATTCTAATGTTATAAAGGtgcttttgtatttttgttactTCTGTtctaaaatttaacataatttattaataaaacttactaaatgtcattttttaactttaaatatgataacctattatcaaaatatgcTTTACAATAATatcaatgttttatatatatatatatatatatatatatatatatatatatatatagtcataACTTaccattttatctttcattttattattattattttttatatgactctcttatttaataaaatacactttataattaagaataaatgtAGATATAGTCATCAATAAGACAATTAATTATGCAAGGGAGACTAACTTAATCTGAGGCAAATTAAGCTGTGCTCAAATAATACAAGGCATTCTTCCATCATTTAATTGATTTGTAGTAacagtaaattaaaaaaaaataaccagTAGGAATTTAATAGCAGGTGTTGTTCCACTGTTACATTGTAAAAACCTAATTagtatctaattacataatgatatattatctatgtatttaaattatatataatatatatgtataatattgtcTATTACTAATATATAGAAGATacatcatcatgtaattaaataattttaaattaaagataaaaaaatattcaatcaaataatgatatattatttatgtatataaattatatataaaatatatatatataacattgataTTATCGTAGAGTATATTTTGATGGTAACTTCTCACCAAGATCAATCTTTGATATTGACCGGCTTTGTTCACCAAAGAAAGCTTGGTGGCTTAACCTTGAATAGACAAAGTCAGCTTTGgttcattaatttattaaattttaagttcTTACGTTTTGTTCTTACTGGCCAAAACAAATGCCAAGTAGAGGAGTAACTCAGCGTAATTGGAGCCATTGAGGTTCTCGATTCTGTTAactaaacttgaaaattttgttatagtaatttgataataataccTAATAATATACTAAGTAAGTTTGATCCTTTGACCAATTAACTTTATAATCCCAACTGATTGTACATTGGCAAAGTCTTTGTGtgatttaacttttaattacCAGATCAATGTGCTATGTACGGTCTCAAACCACCTTTAGAGCTTCTATGATCATGATCTTGACAACTTTCAGAATCTCTACGATGGCGAGCTCTAACTGTCTACTCTTATACCATTTATTGagtaaaaatagtaattttattaatattgaatcATTATAAAATCGTGCAAAACCAGACCAACACTTGACAATATTTTTCACTCACACATCACACACTCCTTAACACACACGTACTAACAACCCAGACCCTTTATTTTTGAGGACCACGGCACACACGTAATTTTCTGCGCTTCTTAATTTTCACATTCAAATGGCTGGGCATCAAGCGTATTTATAGTAGCCAACTTCAACTTTCTTGATTATTCTTGAATGGAGCTGCCTTGGCTGACTTGAAGCTTCTTGAATGGCGGTTGCTGGCGGTGTATTTGTTTAACATGTATATATTACTGTAAAGTATATTTGGCAGCGACTGGAGATGTTAACCTCTCACCATGAACAATCTTTGATATAGATCACTTCTGTTCACCAAAGAAAGCTTGAGAGGCACGACCTATAATAGACAAAGTCAGCTTTGGTtcattaatttatcaaattttaggtACTTAGGTTTTGTTCTTACTGGCCCAAACAAATGCTTAGTAGACGAGTAATTGGATGAACGTTAGCTATGACGAATTTGCACTATGCGCCTTAAATTCAACACCACTACAACAGACTCCTATGTTCTTTCATAGTGCATCCGATCTATCTCTATATATTGAACTTCTTTGGGTTCATCCCTTATTCATATCTCCTCCATCAAAATGGAGAGAAAAACACCAAACTTAACAGTTCAACCTCCAAAAAACGGAAAACTTATTACAATTCTCAGTATTGATGGAGGAGGAATTCGAGGAATTATTTCGAGCGTTATTCTAGCTTACCTCGAGTATCAACTTCAGGTAGTCATCTTAAagacaaatttatatatttatgaacaTTGTTGGCTAACTCTACTGcgtatttaaaatttgttggcACATATATAGGAACTAGATGGTGAAGATGCAAGGCTTGCAGATTATTTTGACGTAATTTCAGGAACCAGTACAGGAGGCCTCATAACAGCCATGTTAACCGCACCAAATGAAAATAATCGTCCTCTATACGCGGCCAACGAATTAGTACCTTTTTACATCAAGAATGGtcctaaaattttcccccaaacATGGtgaaaacattataataaaaccctaattaaCACTGGCATCACGCTCAATATTGCACAGAAGTAttgcttatttttattttgattgtgcTAGCTTAATTATCTTCTTGGTTTTGACACACAGTGCGGCGCTAGCTTGGCTTGTAAATTTATGGAAAGTTCTAACAGGAAGCAAATATGACGGGAAGTATCTCCACAAGTTGATAAGGGAGAATTTAAAGTACAAAAGATTGCATCAAACTTTGACGAACATAGTTATTCCAACTTTCGACATCAAGAAACTTCAGCCCACTCTCTTTTCCTCGTATCaggttgttgttattattagcTTACACGATGAGAAGCAGCTTTAATAAAGATTGTTTTTTGTAAGTGAGTCATTAGGTTTATTGAATGACGGTGATAATGTGAACATTGATTGCTTGTTTTTTTCGATAGCATAGTTAATTACAAGCAAACAGTTTATCAAATCCTGATGATTAAAATTGgaatatgattttatgtttaattttgctGGGCATGCAGTTACAAGCCGATACAGAATTAGATGCTAAATTATCAGACATTTGCATAGCGACCTCAGCAGCGCCAACTTATTTTCCTGCCCATTACTTTACCAACGAAGATGAAAATGGAGTTATGAAAGAATTCAATCTCATCGATGGTGGGGTGGCAGCCAACAATCCTGTaagcttcttcttttctttttgttttcatttgcaAATTTAAATGCCCTATTATTAAGCTATTAGCTTGATGATTGCAGACTTTGGTTGCAATGAGTGAGGTGACAAAACAGATAACAAAGAAGAATCCGGATTTCTTCCCGGAAATCAAGTCCTTGGAATATGACCGTTTTCTTGTGATTTCAGTCGGAACAGGATCACAAAGGAAACAAGGAAAATACAGTGCTAAAAGGGTTTCAAAGTGGGGGGTTCTCTCTTGGGTGTACGATGATGGATCTTCTCCAATAATTGATTGTTACAATGAAGCAAGTGACGAAATGGTGGATTACCATATCGCTGCTGTTTTTCAAGCCCTTCACCAAGAGGAGAATTACCTCAGGATCAATGTAAGCCCTTCAACACTAGTAACTTATAATTCCCTAATTTGTCTGTAATTCACAATATTTCTCCATCTGAACATTAAATGTTAAGAGAATTATTAAATAAAGTGAGTAAAATAGTGAATAATAAAGAGTTTCTGATGTCATGTatattactaaaaatgaaattgataatgaaatataagtTGTTAATAAGTTAAAAGTAACGTGTAAGTTTTACCAATTTGTAAACCCAATTGCCTTATTTAaccaatataataatatgaagaaaaataagcAAGCTTTGATGGTGCACGTGTACAGTGTGCTTTCTGGAAGACCAAGGGACAAACACAGCCTTAGAGCTTATTTCGTTTGAGTCTTAGTTAAAgctgaatttgaatcaaacttgttCAAGCTCTCAATCTTGGCTCAAATGAGCTCGAAACAAGCTCGGTTcaattgagtttaagttcaaactcgactttaaagttaaatattttttagttcgaattttaaatatgtttgacTCATAAAGCTTACgaatctaaaaaatttgatataaatcgattaaaaagatattattttgactaatacatattaaataatgtCATTTACTATTTTTGCTCAGCTACAGTATTAAGCCAAGCTCAAAGCTCTCTTTTTAAACGAGTTGAACTTGAACACTTTTAAGATGAGTTCAGCTCAACTTAAATCTAATCTTAGTCTTAGTGACGAATATGCACCTGGCCACATCCCATTCTTTGTATGTcaataataatagaaaacaCCAGAATTTTTAATGAGGCATTTTTATACTATTCATATATAACTATTATAGAAGGGAAATATCCATGACAAATACTAACTATATTGTGCTAATAAATTTAATCCTGCAGGATGACACCCTACAAGGAGTTTTGGCTTCTATTGATGTAACTACGAGTAAGAATTTGGGAAACCTCATTAAAGTTGGGGAGAAGTTGTTGACAAAACCAGTGTCCCGTGTAAATTTAGAAACTGGTGTCAATGAACCAGTTGAAGGTGCTGACACCAACATGGAAGCACTCAAAAGGtaacttatatataaaagctGCTACTTGTTCGATTTTTTGAGGGGATCCTAATTCTACTACGTTGAAATGAAAAGAAGGTCACCATCTCTGATTGTCTGTTTAATGGTGGCAGGTTTGCAGAAAAGCTCTCTGAAGAAAAAAAGCTCCGGGAATCAAAATCCCCGCATACGCGAAACTAACTCAATTTCGAATAGATATGAAAATTAGTAGTTATCAATaatttgcaataaaattatttgtatccaatttaattgtataaatagatacatatttgacATGTGTTATTAAATGGTCttgtgattttgaataaaagataaagtaaaaatcaatcatatgataacgcATTATGTGTATACTCATTTGTGTACATAAAAGTGGGTACGTATAACATTACTCAATAATTTGTGTAGGGATATGAAGTTATCACAAAACAAATTGTGGGTTCATCCTTGCTTTCCTTCGGTACCACAAACACGTTTGATGTTATTAtgcttataataaaattgtatatattcggttttgagtatttaattaaatactcagaTGGTATATGatcatgtgattagattattttaaattaaaagtattgtaacatctaatcataatacccaattgaatacttaaaactaaatGTCAATATAATTACTCTTATGCATATGCCTAACTATGCTAAATTAAGTCGTGGTTGCGTAGCCACAACATGATACTTGGCTACCCATCACCTACGACCAGGGCTAGATTCGAGTTgaatcaagctcaaactcgactcTATTTGTATATGGTAGAGCTTGAGCTCATGGAAGCTAAGCTCGAATTCGGTTTGACTCTTTTTGAGCTCGAATTCGGTTTGGCTCTTTTCGAGCTCGAATTTTTTactatttcgttattaaaatgacgtcgttttaatacatactaattaaaacgacatcattttgtattaaaatttttaattgataaatttggcGAGTAGGTCGAGCAAGCTTGTATAGGGTTAGCTCGTTCGaatcaagcttgagctcaaacttaaatGAGAttggtttgaatctaaccctatctGTGACTTAATTATGATCTCTTTGATTATCTGATTGGATTAATTTGAGTTAGAATTAGAGACGAGGAAAGTTTGGGTTAGAGTTCATTTGGGGTTTGGTTTAGGAAAATTATGGGGTTTAGGATTGAATTCGTAAAAAATTGGGTTGGTTTTGTTCAGGATTTGAATTGGGAAGTAGGGCTAGGGCTTTATGCAAGATTAGATTTGggcaaatttaaacttatattagaTTAACATTTTGATTAAACCATTATAACACAAAGTTTTGACATAAATTCggaatataacaaaattatgattacTGACTTAATATGATTCAATGACTTGGTTGATATTAAATAAGGTTGAATTAAATTCACcgcccaaactttgatgaaatgac from Mangifera indica cultivar Alphonso chromosome 16, CATAS_Mindica_2.1, whole genome shotgun sequence includes the following:
- the LOC123199735 gene encoding patatin-like protein 1, which encodes MERKTPNLTVQPPKNGKLITILSIDGGGIRGIISSVILAYLEYQLQELDGEDARLADYFDVISGTSTGGLITAMLTAPNENNRPLYAANELVPFYIKNGPKIFPQTCAALAWLVNLWKVLTGSKYDGKYLHKLIRENLKYKRLHQTLTNIVIPTFDIKKLQPTLFSSYQLQADTELDAKLSDICIATSAAPTYFPAHYFTNEDENGVMKEFNLIDGGVAANNPTLVAMSEVTKQITKKNPDFFPEIKSLEYDRFLVISVGTGSQRKQGKYSAKRVSKWGVLSWVYDDGSSPIIDCYNEASDEMVDYHIAAVFQALHQEENYLRINDDTLQGVLASIDVTTSKNLGNLIKVGEKLLTKPVSRVNLETGVNEPVEGADTNMEALKRFAEKLSEEKKLRESKSPHTRN